The following are from one region of the Phormidium sp. PBR-2020 genome:
- the amt gene encoding ammonium transporter — protein sequence MFDILWVLVCAGLVFLMQPGFMCLESGLTRSKNSINVAVKNFADFGISVCLFWAFGYAIMFGSSIFGWFGQNNFFLAVDDNPKLAAFFLFQAMFCGTATTIVSGAVAERIKFGTYLAVACLTSGLIYPVFGHWAWNLKVTGGAGGWLGQMGFVDLAGSTVVHSIGGWISLAVLLVIGPRVGRFLPDGTPQKIQGSNLPLSVLGTMLLWLGWLGFNGGSTLAFNDRVAAIMVHTILAGVAGMITATLYSWSRHRVPEVELLLNGSLGGLVSITASCDVVTTSGAVLIGIGGGVITLISSSLLKRFRIDDAVDAVAVHLGGGIWGTLAVAIFGNVELLGTGLTHGQQFLVQLLAVLVAGLWSFGLTYPLLRFCHRLVPLRVSPEDEEMGLNVSEHRAKTEIYDLCQVMESQAQNQDLSLRVPVEPFTEVGQIAKRYNQVMEALEDAVNRTNAIVNTASDAILTFTPHDLKITNANPSTETIFGYPRQKILGKSLTSLIDWDASSENADPLPRLLIEGRAELVGQRVNGDGIPLEGTATKVCVGNHSFYTAIFRDISERKEAETALAEANREITLLNDRLQAENLRLGAELDITRRLQKMLLPKNRELDAVMGLEISGYMEPATEVGGDYYDVLCHDGGVKISIGDVTGHGLESGMLMLMVQTAVRTLLENDEVDPKHFLNTLNRTIYGNIQRMDSDRHLTLALLDYRDGEIRLSGQHEETIIVRASGDVERIDTLDLGFPIGLEANISEFIDEKILKLSSGDVVVLYTDGITEAENEQGQFYGIERLCDVVRHYLREPAEMIRRATIEDLRHHIGRQRVYDDITLVVMKQK from the coding sequence GTGTTCGATATTCTTTGGGTTCTTGTTTGTGCTGGATTAGTTTTTCTGATGCAGCCGGGGTTTATGTGCCTCGAATCCGGACTAACACGCTCAAAAAACAGCATCAACGTTGCCGTCAAAAACTTTGCCGACTTTGGAATTTCAGTCTGTCTGTTCTGGGCGTTCGGCTACGCCATCATGTTCGGCTCCTCGATCTTCGGCTGGTTCGGACAAAATAACTTTTTTTTAGCGGTTGACGACAACCCCAAACTGGCGGCGTTTTTCCTCTTTCAAGCCATGTTTTGCGGCACAGCCACCACCATCGTCTCCGGTGCTGTGGCCGAGCGAATTAAATTCGGAACCTACCTAGCCGTCGCCTGTCTCACCTCAGGACTCATCTACCCCGTCTTTGGCCATTGGGCCTGGAACCTGAAAGTAACTGGGGGGGCTGGGGGCTGGTTGGGTCAAATGGGCTTTGTTGACCTAGCCGGCAGTACCGTCGTCCATAGCATTGGCGGTTGGATTTCCCTCGCCGTTCTGCTGGTCATCGGTCCGCGAGTGGGTCGCTTTCTTCCGGACGGAACACCGCAAAAAATTCAGGGGTCGAATCTGCCCCTATCCGTCTTAGGAACCATGCTGCTCTGGTTGGGGTGGCTGGGGTTCAATGGGGGGAGTACTCTGGCGTTTAACGATCGCGTGGCCGCGATTATGGTGCATACCATCTTGGCGGGAGTGGCCGGGATGATTACCGCCACCCTCTACAGTTGGTCTCGTCATCGCGTCCCGGAAGTGGAACTGTTGCTCAATGGTTCTCTCGGGGGTCTGGTGTCCATTACCGCCTCCTGTGACGTGGTGACCACCTCAGGAGCGGTCCTCATCGGCATTGGCGGGGGAGTCATCACCCTCATCAGTAGTTCCCTCCTCAAACGCTTTCGCATTGATGATGCGGTAGATGCGGTTGCGGTACACCTTGGGGGTGGAATTTGGGGAACCCTGGCGGTTGCCATTTTTGGCAATGTAGAACTTTTGGGAACCGGACTCACCCATGGACAACAGTTTTTAGTACAACTCCTGGCGGTGCTGGTGGCGGGCCTCTGGTCCTTTGGCCTCACCTACCCCCTGTTACGATTTTGCCACCGCCTGGTCCCCCTACGGGTTTCTCCAGAAGACGAAGAAATGGGCTTAAACGTCTCGGAACATCGCGCTAAAACCGAAATTTATGACTTGTGTCAGGTCATGGAGTCTCAGGCCCAAAACCAAGATTTAAGCTTGCGAGTCCCCGTCGAACCCTTCACCGAAGTGGGACAAATTGCCAAACGCTACAACCAGGTCATGGAGGCCCTCGAAGATGCCGTTAACCGCACCAATGCGATCGTCAACACCGCCAGCGATGCCATTTTGACCTTTACCCCCCATGACTTAAAAATCACCAATGCTAACCCCAGCACTGAAACCATTTTTGGCTACCCACGCCAAAAAATTCTTGGGAAATCCCTCACCTCTCTGATTGACTGGGATGCTAGTTCGGAAAATGCTGACCCCCTGCCGAGACTATTAATAGAGGGACGGGCTGAGTTAGTGGGCCAGCGGGTTAATGGGGACGGGATTCCCTTAGAAGGGACGGCGACGAAGGTCTGTGTGGGCAACCATTCCTTTTACACGGCGATTTTCCGGGACATTTCCGAGCGTAAGGAGGCAGAAACAGCCCTGGCCGAAGCCAATCGGGAAATTACCCTCCTCAACGATCGCCTACAAGCGGAAAACCTGCGCCTGGGGGCAGAACTGGATATTACCCGACGCTTGCAAAAGATGTTGTTGCCCAAAAACCGGGAACTGGATGCGGTGATGGGGTTAGAGATTTCTGGCTATATGGAACCGGCAACAGAAGTGGGGGGCGATTACTACGATGTGCTCTGCCATGATGGAGGGGTGAAAATTAGTATTGGGGATGTGACGGGCCATGGCCTCGAAAGTGGGATGCTGATGTTGATGGTGCAAACGGCAGTACGAACGCTCCTGGAAAATGACGAAGTCGATCCCAAGCATTTCCTCAATACCCTCAATCGCACCATTTACGGCAATATCCAACGGATGGACTCCGATCGCCATCTGACCTTGGCCCTGCTCGATTACCGCGATGGAGAGATTCGACTGAGTGGACAACATGAGGAGACGATTATCGTTCGGGCCAGCGGCGATGTGGAACGGATTGACACCCTGGATTTAGGCTTTCCCATTGGACTAGAGGCCAACATCAGCGAGTTTATTGATGAAAAAATCTTGAAACTCAGTTCCGGGGACGTGGTGGTCTTGTACACTGATGGCATTACGGAAGCGGAAAATGAACAGGGACAGTTTTATGGGATTGAACGGCTCTGCGATGTTGTGCGACACTATTTGCGTGAACCCGCTGAGATGATTCGACGGGCAACCATCGAAGACCTACGCCATCATATTGGGCGACAAAGGGTTTACGATGATATTACTTTAGTAGTGATGAAACAAAAGTAG
- a CDS encoding SpoIIE family protein phosphatase, producing MMLELDRLSHIYGSSLESLTLNSTLEDLTLEGFSLDHNVPGRILVQHFNEKPLLPGVILLKNGHYMGMISRRKCLEIMSRPYGIELFYNRPLQCLYDFVKTEIVCYPGDSPIFAAARQCLERSPENLYEPLIVILTDGSHRLLDVHKLLIAQSQLYEVASKLLDKRRQDLDQANAEVEELNQRLKAENLRLSHEVNIAHQLQQMLLPTEQDLQKIPDLDIAAYMEPAAEVGGDYYDILPHADGVKIGIGDVTGHGLESGVFTIMVQTAIRTLLTAQETDPVRFLNTLNRTIYDNVERMNSDRNLTLSLIDYHQGRLQLSGQHEEAILLRRDGSLERIDTLDLGFPIGLDAEISQFIQPIELALHPGDTLILYTDGITEAEDPNGDFYGLDRLCEVARRHAQDDAEQIQQAIIEHLKKYINGHKIYDDITLLVLQRKLEGNLSHHPHVQTEQRGGRRP from the coding sequence ATGATGCTAGAACTTGACCGTCTATCCCATATTTATGGCAGTTCCCTCGAAAGTTTGACCCTCAACTCAACCCTTGAAGATCTAACCTTAGAAGGCTTTAGCCTAGATCATAATGTCCCCGGGCGGATTTTAGTCCAGCATTTCAACGAAAAGCCTCTACTTCCGGGGGTGATTTTACTGAAAAATGGTCACTATATGGGCATGATTTCTCGGCGAAAATGCTTAGAAATCATGAGTCGTCCTTACGGCATTGAACTGTTTTATAATCGCCCCCTACAATGCCTCTATGACTTTGTCAAGACTGAGATTGTCTGCTATCCCGGCGATAGTCCAATCTTCGCCGCTGCCCGTCAATGTTTAGAGCGATCGCCCGAAAACCTCTACGAACCCTTAATCGTCATTCTCACAGATGGCTCTCATCGTCTCCTCGACGTTCATAAGCTCCTCATCGCCCAATCCCAACTCTATGAAGTGGCCAGTAAACTTCTAGACAAACGCCGTCAAGACCTTGATCAAGCCAATGCCGAAGTCGAAGAACTCAATCAACGGCTCAAAGCGGAAAACCTACGGTTGAGCCATGAAGTCAACATTGCCCATCAGTTGCAACAAATGCTCCTCCCTACCGAGCAAGACCTGCAAAAAATCCCTGATCTCGATATCGCCGCCTACATGGAACCCGCCGCCGAAGTGGGGGGAGACTATTACGATATTTTGCCCCATGCTGACGGGGTCAAAATCGGTATTGGCGACGTCACCGGCCATGGCCTCGAAAGTGGCGTCTTCACCATCATGGTACAAACCGCCATCCGCACCCTGCTCACCGCCCAAGAAACCGATCCCGTGCGTTTTCTCAATACTCTCAACCGAACCATCTACGACAACGTCGAACGGATGAACTCCGATCGCAACCTAACCCTGAGTCTCATTGACTACCATCAAGGACGACTGCAACTAAGCGGCCAACATGAAGAGGCGATTCTCCTGCGGCGGGATGGCTCCCTCGAACGGATTGACACCCTAGATTTAGGATTTCCCATCGGCCTCGATGCCGAGATTAGCCAGTTTATCCAACCCATCGAGTTGGCCTTGCATCCCGGCGATACCCTCATCCTCTACACCGACGGAATCACCGAAGCCGAAGACCCCAACGGCGACTTTTATGGCCTCGATCGCCTCTGTGAGGTGGCCCGTCGTCATGCCCAGGATGACGCCGAGCAGATCCAGCAGGCCATCATCGAACATCTAAAAAAATACATTAATGGTCACAAAATATACGACGACATTACGTTATTAGTGTTACAACGTAAGCTTGAGGGTAATCTATCACACCACCCCCACGTCCAGACTGAACAGCGGGGAGGCCGGCGCCCCTAA
- a CDS encoding methyltransferase domain-containing protein, translating into MSDSQSRREYIRNIAAKASADEHPAGWFEEVYTTAKGESAAIPWALMQPNPHLLAWLDEGDRPSPSQRALVVGCGLGDDAEALAERGYQVTAFDISTTAIAWCQQRFPNSSVNYHVADLDEFAQTHSQAFDLVFECRTIQALPLKVRPQTITAICQLLAPEGTLVLITNVREDEAAPDGPPWPLSESELQQIPQQGLQEVHRHRPSGTNRPTLCLEYRRVS; encoded by the coding sequence ATGTCTGATTCTCAGTCCCGCCGGGAGTATATTCGTAACATTGCCGCCAAAGCCAGTGCTGATGAGCATCCGGCTGGCTGGTTTGAAGAGGTTTATACCACAGCTAAGGGGGAATCGGCGGCCATTCCTTGGGCCTTGATGCAGCCGAATCCGCATCTGCTGGCTTGGTTGGATGAGGGCGATCGCCCCAGTCCATCTCAACGGGCCTTGGTGGTAGGTTGTGGCTTAGGGGATGATGCCGAAGCCTTGGCAGAACGGGGCTATCAGGTGACGGCCTTTGATATTTCGACCACGGCGATCGCCTGGTGTCAGCAACGCTTCCCCAACTCCTCCGTCAACTACCACGTGGCAGATCTCGATGAGTTTGCCCAAACCCACTCACAAGCCTTTGATTTGGTCTTTGAATGCCGCACCATTCAAGCCCTCCCCCTGAAGGTTCGCCCGCAAACCATCACCGCCATTTGCCAACTCCTGGCCCCCGAAGGAACCCTAGTTCTGATTACCAATGTTCGCGAAGATGAGGCGGCCCCCGACGGCCCCCCTTGGCCCCTATCCGAGAGCGAACTGCAACAAATTCCTCAGCAGGGGCTGCAAGAGGTTCACCGTCACCGCCCTAGCGGAACCAACCGCCCCACCCTCTGCTTAGAATACCGACGAGTTTCCTGA
- a CDS encoding fatty acid desaturase translates to MTTTAPMTMPEIERRIRQSIAPEQLRQWLTLKPLRAYRDVILDWLGITLGLAIAAQFQTLWSYAIAILIIGNRQYALFILAHDAIHGALHPNRRLNDSLARWFVYGPMFMALEDARRNHLQHHRHMGTPNDPDRYLHTFEGKNSPLAFLLYCSGLATFGKTVLKVTPFGRLLTPSPKTGAIPPQTLLKDYVKQRLPVLIWQPLLICLFWLSPLPIWAYLLLWVFPIYALVFVPDEIRAFCDHGVLRHPAPVGDSLRLVSVTPPFWEALLLAPHHMHYHAEHHLWPAIPHYNLHLAHRAVRDRPDITVRPSYLGFLWRVLRSLPLTAKTAVVSRN, encoded by the coding sequence ATGACTACCACCGCCCCGATGACCATGCCGGAGATTGAACGACGGATTCGCCAATCCATTGCCCCTGAACAGTTACGTCAGTGGTTAACCCTGAAGCCACTGCGGGCCTATCGGGACGTCATCCTCGACTGGCTGGGAATTACTCTCGGTTTGGCGATCGCCGCTCAATTCCAGACCCTCTGGAGTTATGCGATCGCCATTCTCATCATTGGCAACCGTCAATATGCCCTCTTTATCCTGGCCCATGATGCCATCCATGGAGCCTTGCATCCCAATCGTCGCCTCAATGACAGCCTAGCCCGCTGGTTCGTCTATGGCCCCATGTTCATGGCCCTCGAAGATGCCCGCCGCAACCATCTGCAACACCATCGCCACATGGGAACTCCCAACGATCCCGATCGCTATCTCCATACCTTTGAGGGCAAAAACTCCCCCCTCGCCTTCCTCCTCTACTGTTCCGGCCTAGCCACCTTCGGCAAAACCGTTCTCAAGGTGACTCCTTTTGGGCGACTGCTGACCCCCAGCCCGAAAACCGGGGCCATCCCACCCCAAACCCTCCTCAAAGACTACGTTAAACAGCGCCTGCCGGTGTTGATTTGGCAACCGCTACTCATTTGCTTATTTTGGCTGTCTCCCCTGCCAATTTGGGCGTATTTGCTGCTCTGGGTGTTTCCCATTTATGCCCTGGTCTTTGTTCCCGATGAAATTCGCGCCTTCTGTGATCATGGGGTTCTGCGCCATCCCGCGCCAGTGGGTGATTCCCTACGGTTGGTTTCCGTAACCCCGCCGTTCTGGGAGGCCCTGCTGTTGGCCCCACATCATATGCACTACCACGCCGAACATCATCTTTGGCCGGCCATTCCCCACTACAATTTACACTTAGCGCATCGTGCGGTGCGCGATCGCCCGGACATTACCGTCCGTCCTAGTTACCTGGGGTTCCTCTGGCGGGTACTGCGATCGTTGCCCCTCACGGCAAAAACAGCAGTTGTCTCAAGGAACTAG
- a CDS encoding methyltransferase domain-containing protein yields MVRVNLQQEFVSCGVCGSDRWHPYASGQDYEYGTSEDVFQIVECRHCGHRYLNPRPVMAELPRIYPPHYYAYNYDQAVHPLALRAKDWLDAGKVQGWISQSPNPSDSSQSTRPQKALRVLDVGCGNGRYLKRLHRLGLAKHNLYGVEMNQAAIDQLNQAGFQGYYGRLEEVAPELMDNSFDVIVLLQVLEHVANPAQIIQILAQLLRPGGRLILETPNIEGWDAQLFREGYWGGYHFPRHWHLFNRETLGKLFEDANLETQDFRSLPSHAFWILSYHHWLDDQLKWRRVAAEFNPLQNIPLLSLFTGLDLVRSRLGFSTSNLQAIARKPNHP; encoded by the coding sequence GTGGTGCGGGTGAATCTACAACAAGAATTTGTCTCCTGTGGAGTCTGTGGGAGCGATCGCTGGCATCCTTACGCCAGCGGCCAAGATTACGAATATGGCACCTCAGAGGATGTCTTTCAGATTGTTGAATGTCGTCATTGCGGCCATCGCTATCTGAATCCCCGGCCCGTCATGGCGGAACTGCCCCGCATTTATCCCCCCCATTATTACGCCTACAACTACGATCAAGCGGTTCACCCCCTGGCTTTGCGGGCCAAAGACTGGCTGGATGCGGGGAAGGTGCAGGGTTGGATTAGCCAATCCCCCAACCCATCCGATTCGAGTCAGTCAACCCGGCCTCAAAAAGCCCTGCGGGTGTTAGATGTCGGCTGTGGGAATGGACGCTATCTGAAGCGGCTTCATCGTCTGGGGTTAGCCAAACATAATCTCTATGGCGTCGAAATGAATCAGGCGGCCATTGATCAACTCAACCAAGCCGGATTTCAAGGGTACTATGGCCGCCTAGAAGAGGTTGCCCCAGAATTAATGGACAACAGTTTTGATGTGATTGTCCTGCTACAAGTTCTCGAACATGTCGCCAACCCCGCCCAAATTATCCAGATTTTAGCTCAACTCCTCCGTCCCGGTGGTCGCTTAATCTTGGAAACTCCTAATATCGAGGGCTGGGATGCCCAACTCTTTCGTGAGGGCTATTGGGGAGGCTATCACTTTCCCCGTCACTGGCATTTGTTTAATCGTGAAACCTTAGGAAAACTTTTTGAGGATGCCAACTTAGAGACTCAGGACTTTCGCAGCCTTCCCTCTCATGCCTTCTGGATTCTTTCCTATCATCATTGGCTCGACGATCAGCTTAAATGGCGTCGAGTCGCTGCCGAGTTTAATCCTCTGCAAAATATCCCGTTGCTCAGTCTATTTACAGGATTGGATTTAGTCCGCTCTCGCTTGGGCTTTTCCACCTCCAACCTTCAGGCGATCGCCCGTAAACCCAATCACCCTTAA